In Rosa chinensis cultivar Old Blush chromosome 1, RchiOBHm-V2, whole genome shotgun sequence, a genomic segment contains:
- the LOC112181465 gene encoding very-long-chain aldehyde decarbonylase CER1: MASTPGILTNWPWTPLGSFKYLVLAPWVIHSTYLFMFGEEGTDLFYILVFPFLLWRMLHNQIWISLSRYQTAKGTGTIIDKGLEFEQVDRERDWDDQIIFNGMLFYIGRCVLPRAQTDLPIWRGDGLVMTMLLHAGPVEYLYYWLHRALHHHFLYSRYHSHHHSSIVTEPITSVAHPFAEHITYFMLFAIPMVATLLIGTASITSYFVYITYIDLMNNLGHCNFEFIPNWIFSLFPPLKYLIYTPSYHSLHHTQFRTNYSLFMPIYDYTYGTMDTSSDTLHESSLRKEESPDVVHLTHLTTTKSIYRLPLAFASLASNPHTSTWYLWLLWPVTLGSMMLTRIFDRSFVIERQCFDKQRLQTWVIPKYSLQYLVSWQNEAINRAIEDAILEAEKKGVKVISLGLFNQGEELNSYGGIYVQRNPQLKIKVVDGSSLAVAVILNSIPKGATQVLLTGNLTKVAYALAFSLCQRDIQVVTLQLAEYLKLTKSVNATEGKVVHDRSYAQKIWLVGDGSNEKEQLSAPNGTIFVPFSQFPPKKLRKDCYYHCTPAMKIPKSLENVYSCENWLPRRVMSAWRIAGIVHALEGWNDHECGYTMSDIDKVWQATLRHGFQPLIPTTTT; the protein is encoded by the exons ATGGCTTCCACACCTGGAATTCTTACTAACTGGCCATGGACACCTCTTGGGAGCTTTAAG TACTTGGTGTTAGCTCCTTGGGTGATTCACAGCACCTACTTGTTTATGTTTGGAGAAGAAGGCACAGATCTATTTTACATCCTCGTATTTCCATTTCTGTTGTGGAGGATGCTCCACAATCAGATATGGATCTCACTTTCTCGCTATCAAACTGCCAAAGGCACAGGAACAATCATTGACAAGGGCCTCGAATTCGAACAAGTTGACAGAGAAAGAGATTG GGATGATCAAATCATATTCAATGGAATGTTGTTTTACATAGGCAGGTGCGTCCTGCCTAGGGCTCAAACTGACCTACCAATTTGGAGGGGAGATGGGTTGGTCATGACGATGCTGCTTCATGCTGGTCCGGTCGAGTACCTCTACTACTGGTTACACAGAGCACTTCACCACCATTTTCTCTACTCTCGCTACCATTCTCATCACCATTCTTCCATTGTCACTGAGCCAATTACTT CTGTGGCTCACCCATTTGCAGAGCACATAACATATTTCATGCTCTTCGCAATACCAATGGTGGCAACTCTGTTGATCGGAACAGCTTCCATCACATCCTATTTTGTTTATATTACTTATATCGACCTCATGAACAACTTGGGACACTGCAACTTCGAGTTCATTCCGAACTGGatcttctctctttttcctcCTCTTAAGTATCTCATTTATACTCCCTC GTACCACTCTTTGCATCACACTCAATTTCGTACCAATTACTCCCTCTTCATGCCAATCTATGACTACACATATGGTACCATGGACACGTCTAGTGATACTCTACATGAATCTTCACTCAGGAAAGAGGAATCACCTGATGTGGTTCATCTAACCCATTTAACAACAACTAAGTCCATCTACCGACTTCCACTGGCATTTGCTTCCTTGGCCTCTAATCCACACACCTCAACATGGTACTTATGGTTGTTGTGGCCTGTAACATTAGGGTCTATGATGCTAACTCGGATATTTGACCGTTCGTTTGTTATTGAGAGACAGTGTTTTGATAAACAAAGACTACAAACTTGGGTTATTCCAAAATACAGTTTGCAG TACTTGGTCTCATGGCAAAATGAAGCTATAAACAGAGCGATTGAGGATGCCATACTTGAAGCTGAGAAAAAGGGTGTCAAAGTTATAAGTTTAGGTCTCTTTAATCAG GGTGAGGAGCTCAATAGTTATGGTGGTATATATGTCCAGAGGAATCCACAGCTGAAAATCAAGGTGGTGGATGGGAGTAGCTTAGCTGTGGCTGTCATCCTTAACAGCATTCCAAAAGGCGCTACCCAGGTTCTCCTGACAGGAAACCTCACAAAGGTTGCTTATGCCCTTGCCTTTTCTTTGTGCCAGAGAGATATCCAG GTAGTTACATTACAGCTGGCTGAGTATTTGAAGCTCACCAAATCAGTAAATGCTACAGAGGGTAAGGTGGTTCATGACAGAAGCTATGCTCAAAAG ATTTGGTTGGTGGGAGATGGATCCAATGAAAAAGAACAGTTGAGTGCACCCAACGGAACAATATTTGTTCCGTTCTCTCAATTCCCGCCAAAAAAGTTGCGAAAAGACTGTTACTATCACTGTACTCCAGCCATGAAGATCCCCAAGTCTCTTGAGAATGTTTACTCTTGTGAG AACTGGTTGCCAAGGAGGGTGATGAGTGCGTGGCGTATAGCTGGGATAGTGCATGCATTGGAAGGTTGGAATGATCATGAGTGTGGTTACACCATGTCCGATATTGACAAAGTTTGGCAAGCTACTCTTCGACATGGCTTTCAGCCACTCATCCCCACCACTACTACTTAA